The following coding sequences lie in one Hypanus sabinus isolate sHypSab1 chromosome 20, sHypSab1.hap1, whole genome shotgun sequence genomic window:
- the LOC132378275 gene encoding plectin-like: MSAQSSIKSTPPSDKGSKPTSSKPTQALSGVPSAAMSARSGIKSMAPSDKGSRTTSSKSTQARAKAEAAKVRLHYAKQEAVLKMKLATKEAERAARQREEAAREAEIQKERAAREAEEAARQREEAAREAETQLEMAKISTELQVLQREREGEAARVKAEYIEEAEGSRDLTETSSALERTRLERTSDYVQYQADRQARLPSPYLFDNFPSYEEENLPSRPRDEVKNERADNRYTLTPKLQSSMRRDAEVESRMANSMRNVRSQSYGRQRTSPHAACSRSHAAVFSTTGSRHFGTVPV, encoded by the coding sequence atgtcagctcaatccagcatcaagtcgacgccgcccagcgacaagggcagtaaaccgacatcaagtaagcccacccaggcgttatcaggtgttccaagtgctgcaatgtcagctcgatccgggatcaagtcgatggcgcccagcgacaagggcagtagaacgacatcaagtaagtccacacaggcaagagccaaggcagaagccgccaaggtgcgactgcattacgccaaacaagaggcagttttgaaaatgaaactggccaccaaagaagccgaaagggccgccagacaaagagaagaggctgccagagaagccgaaatccagaaagaaagggccgccagagaagccgaagaggctgccagacaaagagaagaggccgccagagaagccgaaacccagttggaaatggcaaaaatatcgacagagttgcaagtgctgcagcgagaaagagaaggagaagctgccagggtgaaagcagagtacatagaagaagctgaagggtcgcgtgatctgaccgaaacaagttctgctttggaaaggaccagactggaacgcacgagcgactatgtacaatatcaagcagacaggcaggctcgtctcccctctccatacctattcgataacttccccagctacgaggaagagaatttaccctcgcggccccgcgatgaagtcaagaatgaaagagctgacaaccgatatactttgacaccaaagttacaaagttcgatgcgaagagacgcggaggttgaatccaggatggcaaattccatgagaaacgtgcgttctcagtcatatgggcgccaacgtacttctccgcatgccgcttgcagccgatcccacgctgcagtatttagcacgacgggatctcgtcacttcgggactgtaccagtttga